The genomic region TGGTGGGCTTCAACTCCAACGAGGTCGCGGGGGCCTGTGTCGCCGACATAATCCGCGCTGGGCTGCTGCCCGTGGCGATCGAGTTCATGGACCGCCCCTGCATCCGCGCGACCGAGGCTTTTGCCAAAGCGGGCTACCCCGATTGCGAGGCGCTGCTGATCATCGAGGTAGAGGGGTCCGAGGCGGAGATCAGCGAACAGCTGGCCCGCATCCGCCAGATCGCCATGGCGCATGACCCGGTGGAGTTCCGCGAGGCGGCGGATGAAGATCAGGCCAAGCGCATCTGGCTGGGGCGCAAGTCGGCCTTCGGCGCGATGGGGCAGATCAACGATTACATGTGTCTGGACGGGACGATCCCCGTTTCAAGCCTGCCGCATGTGCTGCGCCGGATCGGCGAGATGAGCGTGGAGTTCGGGCTGGACGTGGGCAACGTGTTCCATGCCGGTGACGGCAACATGCACCCGCTGATCCTGTTCGATGCCAACAAGCCCGGCGATCTGGAAAAATGCGAGGCGATGGGGGCCGAGATCCTGAAGCTCTGTGTCGAGGTCGGGGGCTGCCTGACCGGAGAGCATGGCGTGGGCATCGAAAAGCGCGACCTGATGTCCGTGCAATTCGCCCCCGCCGACATGGAGGCGCAGATGCGGGTGAAGGATGTGTTCGACCCGAAATGGCTGCTCAACCCGGCGAAGGTGTTTCCCTTGGCGACAAGTGCCGCGCGGCGCGCGGGCTGAGATGGCGGAGCAGGGGTTTCACACCCCCGCACCCCCGTGGGATATTTGAGCCAGAATGAAAGGTGGGGTGATGCGGCCTGTGACTGAGGCGGAACTGGCGGCAGCCATTGCAGGCGCAGCGGGGCCCTTGCTGGTGCGGGGCGGGGGCACACGCACCATCGGGCG from Tabrizicola piscis harbors:
- a CDS encoding FAD-linked oxidase C-terminal domain-containing protein, whose translation is MDGTVITLGGPWAEASGLDLLGVVCGSEGQLGVVTEAWLRILPKPEGARPVLVGFNSNEVAGACVADIIRAGLLPVAIEFMDRPCIRATEAFAKAGYPDCEALLIIEVEGSEAEISEQLARIRQIAMAHDPVEFREAADEDQAKRIWLGRKSAFGAMGQINDYMCLDGTIPVSSLPHVLRRIGEMSVEFGLDVGNVFHAGDGNMHPLILFDANKPGDLEKCEAMGAEILKLCVEVGGCLTGEHGVGIEKRDLMSVQFAPADMEAQMRVKDVFDPKWLLNPAKVFPLATSAARRAG